The following is a genomic window from Deltaproteobacteria bacterium.
GTGCGGCATCGTGGGCATGAAGCCCACCCACGGGCTCGTGCCATACACCGGGATCCTGGGGGTGGACCCCGTGGTGGACCACTGCGGCCCCATGACCCGCGACGTGGACAACAACGCCCTGCTGCTGGAGGCGCTCGCCGGACGCGACGGCATGGACCCGCGCCAACCCAGCGCCTGGCACCCCGTGAAGTACACCGCGGCGCGGCGCGCCGGCGCCAAGCGCCTGCGCGTGGCCGTGGTCAAGGAAGGCTTCGGCCGGCGCAATGCCGAGGCCGAAGTCGACGAGCAGGTGCGGGCCGCGGCGGACACCCTGGCCCGGGCGGGGTTGGAGGTCGCGGAGGTATCAGTCCCCATCCACGAACAGGCTTGGCTGCTCGCACAACCCTTTTACGTCGAAGGCCTCGCCCACTCCATGGGGCAATCGGGCGTCATGCCCGACGCCGAAGGTCTCGGCCCGGGCTGGGCCGAGAGGTTCGCCACTTGGAACAAGCGCTGGCGCGACTTGCCGGAGAACGTGTCCGCGTTGATCCTGTTCGGCGCCTTCGTGCGCGCCCGCTCCCCCGGACACTACTACGTGAAGGCACAACGCCTGCGCCGGACCGTCCACCGTGCTTACGACGAGGCCTTCTCCGGCTACGACCTCCTGCTCATGCCCACCACTCCCATGGCGGCGACGCCCTTGCCCGCGGCCGACGCCGGCCCGGCCGAGCGCGCCCAGCGCGCGGGCGAGATGCTCGCGAACACCGGCCCCTTCAACCTCACCGGCCATCCCGCCATCACCCTGCCGTGCGGCGCCACCGCCGACGGCCGGCCCGTGGGGATGATGCTGGTGGGGAGGCACTTCGACGAGATCACGGTTTATCGCGCGGCGTATGCGTTCGAGCGAACAGCAAACTGACCCAAAGGAGAGACGAACCTCCATGCCGTTGACACAAATGGGCTTGACCACCGTAAGTGGCAATCTGGACGAGAGAATTAGACCGCTACTAGAGAAGATGCTTGGCAT
Proteins encoded in this region:
- a CDS encoding amidase, which gives rise to MSFDKPTRDQIRVVADSLGIDLSDGELDGHLERMEGFSRAYALVDEAPDPAPAVGQRRAPARRPRPAENRYNAWYVKTSIREEYRGRLAGKTLAVKDSICVAGVPMMNGASFLEGHVPDVDATVVTRALHAGVEIVGKTNCEYLSLSGGSHTCANGPVLNPHKEGYSAGGSSSGSAVAVAVGDAGMALGCDQAGSIRVPAAWCGIVGMKPTHGLVPYTGILGVDPVVDHCGPMTRDVDNNALLLEALAGRDGMDPRQPSAWHPVKYTAARRAGAKRLRVAVVKEGFGRRNAEAEVDEQVRAAADTLARAGLEVAEVSVPIHEQAWLLAQPFYVEGLAHSMGQSGVMPDAEGLGPGWAERFATWNKRWRDLPENVSALILFGAFVRARSPGHYYVKAQRLRRTVHRAYDEAFSGYDLLLMPTTPMAATPLPAADAGPAERAQRAGEMLANTGPFNLTGHPAITLPCGATADGRPVGMMLVGRHFDEITVYRAAYAFERTAN